Within the Thermococcus peptonophilus genome, the region TTGGAATTACACCCAAAGTCGCTAGGACGCTCGTCAGATATGCGGAACCTATGCCCATCGCGTACATGACCTCCATGTTGAGCGTCTTATGTCTAAGCGACGAGTAGGCCTTTTTGAAGATCCCCCTGCCGGCGTAGGCTATCGCTATCGTCGCGAGGAGAAACTGAAGGTAAATCAGGCCTTCAACCTCTATCCCGAACCTCTTCAGCTGCATGGAGAGGAAGAGCGGTATACCTATGCCCCACGCCACTTCTAGGCTTCTCTTCATCTCCATTATGTGCCTCTCCCTGACCTCTTTCTCTATGTCGTGGCTTTCTTCTCCCTCCACGCTCAAAAACTCGTAGCCGACGCTCTCAACAGCCCTTTTGATATCATCAATAGTTACAAGAGCTGGATTGTAGGAGACCCTCGCGCTCTCGGTAGCGAGGTTCACGCTCACATCAAGAACTCCTGAGAGCTTTTTTATTGCGTTTTCAACGGTCTTAACACACATCGCGCAGGTCATTCCGCCTATTTTGACCACCACGTCCTTCCTCTCGCGAACCACGGTATAGCCCACGTCCTCGATGGTCCTGATGATCTGGTTCAAACCGACCTCGGACTCGTCGAAGCTCACCAGGACGGTTTCCGTCCCGAGGTTCACCCTGGCGTCCTTTACGCCCTGGAGTTCCCTGAGGGCGGTCTCTATTGTTTTAACACACATGGCACACGTCATGCCGTTAACCTTGAGGGAAATCTCCATTTTTTTCACCTGGTGATTACTACACAGCAGAGCTTATGGGGATTATTTTTTACAATATGAAAAGCAAAACCGGAGAATTTTTATAGTTTGAAGGCAAGTTAAGGTGGGGATGAAAAATGAAAATAGACGACCTTGATCTGAAGCTTATATACCTTTTAATGGACAACTCAAGGCTGAGCATTTCTGAACTCGCTGAGAGGCTTGATGTCAGCAGACCAACAGTTAAGTCAAGGCTGGAGAAGCTCCAAAAAGAGGGCATTATACAGGGGTACACCATAAAGCTCAACCCTGACCTGCTCAGGGCACACAACATCGTGGCACTCATCGTGAAGACCGACGATCCTGAAAAAATGAGGGAGTTCGATGAGATAATAGAGATAAACCGCTTCACGAGCAGGAAGTACCTCATCAAGATAGCCGTCGAGAGCATGGAGGAACTGAGAAAGGTGATTGAAGGCGCAGGCTTCGAGGTCATCGAGATAATGCCCATCCTGGAGACGGTGGAGAGGCCGAGTCCACCCAAAGTCAAGGTGCCCTTCAAGTGCGACTACTGCGGGAAGGAGATAGTGGGCGAGCCGATAGTTTACAAGTATCGCAACAAGGTCTACTTCTTCTGCTGTCCAACGTGCTTCAGAGAGTTCAAGAAGACGCGGGAGAACCTGGAGAAGTTCAAGCTAAAGGAAGAAAATAAAGTAGAGCACACTCACGAGCACGAGCACCACACCCATAACTAGGTCTCCTCTACCGCTCATTGAAGAGAGCCTGTCAATAGCACTCCCTAGTCTAGCGTATTTCGCTCCGTAGTGGAAGCCAAGGGTCACAAGAGCAAAGGGCAACACGGAAATCCCCACAAAGGCTATGAGCAGGGCAGCGGTGGTGGTCGGTGCGAACTGACCCGAGAGCAGAGAACTAACTAGCAGGTAGGAGGGCAGCACACAGGAGAGTGAGAGGAAAGCCATTACTGCTCCTATCACAAAAGCTGCTGGAGGGGACGTCGCCTTTTCGAGTATCATGTTGCTCTTTTCTCTAAGAGGACTGGAGAGAGGAAGTTTCACATATCCCAAAGCGGAAAGTATTTTGTAAATGCCAACGGTGACCCCAAAGGCCACCACAAAGTACCTCAGAAAAGGAACCTTAGAGTGCAGGTTCATGAGGGCAACGGCAATGAACGAATAGCCCATGAATGCCCCAATTGTGAAGGCAAATCCCACGCGCAGAACCTTCCGCTCGTCAGTGAGTGCGATCATGGACAGGAGAAAAACTATCATTAGAAAGATCGAGGGTCGGAGAGCGTTTAGAATACCGAGGGCTACCACCGAAAAGGTAACGCCCGTGAACTCGACAATGTTATGAGCTCCTAAGGGTATTTCTCCGGCTGCAGTTGCGAGTACAGCATTGGTTATGTCCATTGTTCCCACCTCAGTGCTCCATCGAGGGCTTTCCCTTGCGGATGATGAATACGGTTGAATTGTCTTTCATAGATATTTTAACTTTATCGCCCCTCGACAGGCACGGAACCTCAATCGGGTGGGTGTACCTGACTCTGAGCACGTCATCACCGGCCGTAATGACCGCAGTGCACGTGAGCTCTGTGTACTCATGGTTGGGAATGCAGTCAGTATCTGCCAGCACAAGGGCGTTCTCCGAGTTCAAAGGCTTCCCCCCAACAAGAACACCGTAAAAAACGTCACGTTCGTCCCTGTGGCCAACCGCAGAATAGTACGTCACCGCTAGGAGAATGGACAGCAGAACCACAAGAAGGCCCGCAGTATACCGCATCACTGTCCCTCCACCACAGGCAAAAATGAAAGTGGAGAAACAGGGAGGACGTCACTCATCCCCCTCGTCCTCGATGCCCATTGCCTTCTCGCAGGCCTCGTGCATTTCTGCCCAGTTGTTGCCCATGTACTGGTTCATGTAGGGCTCCATCTCCTCGTGGATCTCGGTGAAGTTGCCGCTGGCCATGTAGTCCTCCATCTGCTCGTACATCTCGTCGTCCATCATGCCGTGCATGCCGTAGCCCATCATTCCACCGTGCATGTAGCCGCCCATCGGGCCGAAGCCCCAACGCGTGCCGGTTTTCTCCGCTATATCGAACCCACCGCTGTGGGCCATTCCAAGGGGAACCGCTATGAGCGCCCCAATTATGAGTCCTATGAAGAGAGACTTCCACTCCATTCCGCATCACCCCTTTATTTTGCTTCCATCAGTAAGTTTGGGCATAAGTAATAATAGGCTTACCCTTCGCAAAGTGGAAACCAGAGGCGATATATTTTTCCGGGGTGAAAGGATAAATCCCTTCAGGAATTTACACCAAGATAAAAGTGATGGATATGTCAAAAACTGCGAAAAATACGACCGGTTTTCACGGAGTTACGACCTGTTTGAGGCTCCGGTCGAGAGGGGAGCTTTCTCAAGGTACAGAAAGAGAGCGCTGCGCCTTGCCGAAGGCAAAGTCCTGGAAGTCGGCGTCGGAACGGGAAAGAACTTCTCGTATTATCCCCGAAACGTCGAGGTCATTGGGGTAGACTTCAGCAAGGGCACGCTGGAGAAAGCCGAGAGAAGGAGAAGAGAACTCGGCCTGAAAAACGTCCGGCTCCTGCATACGGACGTCCAGAACCTTGAGTTTGAAGACAGCACATTCGACACCGCTGTGAGCACCTTCGTCTTCTGCACCGTGCCCGATCCGGTTAAGGGCCTGAGGGAGGTTTACAGGGTTCTAAAGCCCGGAGGGAAAGCCATATTCCTTGAGCACATGAAGAGCGGGTCAAAGCTTCTCAACGTCCCCCTCTACATGATGGAGCCGTTTATGATGGCCATGACTGGCACGTCCATGCTCCGGAAGACCCCGGACAATATTGAGAAATCCGGGTTCCAAATAGAGAAGGTGGAGAACCTGTTTTTTGACATTGTGAGGTTGATAATTGCAAGGAAACCGGGTGGTGAAAATGATAGCGAGAGAAAACCTGTTCCATGACAGGGGCAGGCTGGCGATGAGCGTGGCCGGTGTGGCCCTCTCGGTCACGCTGGTTATCATACTCCTTGGAGTTTACTACGGCATGACAACGCTTGGAACAAACTACATTGTACATACCGATGCCGATCTGTGGGTCGGGCAGGAGGGAATCCACGATCTCTGGCACACGTATTCCCTCATCCCGCGGGGCTTAAGTGACGAAATAAAAAGTGTGGACGGCGTCAAAGGCGTCCACGAGCTCATAGGGAGGGCGGTTCAGATAGAGGTCCCCAACACCGGCGCCAGAAAAACCGTCTACATAGTTGGCTTTGATCCAGCCAGCGGAATTGGGGGCCCATGGGACATTGTCAAGGGCACGAGAGAACTGCAGAGGGGCGAGGCCGTGGTTGATCAGGTGTTTTTCACGAGGAACAACCTTAAACTCGGCCAGACCCTTAAGATTGGAGACAAGGAGCTGAAGATAGTCGGCGTTTCAAAGGGGACGTTTGCGGTGGTCTATCCCTACATCTTCGTGACAACCGAGGACGCGGCAGAGATATTCGGCACCACGCAGTACGTGAACTACTACCTCGTCCAGCTCTTCGGCGACAGGCCGGCCGACGAGGTGATCAGCGATATCACCGAAAGACTGGCGGAGAGGGGTGTAGCGGTCGAGATACTGACGAAGGAGCGGTTCATCCAGAACCATAAAGATGTGATAAACGAGAGCTTCAACTCGATACTCTTCCCGCTGGTGTTCATAGGCTTCATAATCGGGGCGGCGGTCATAGGCCTTACGCTCTACACCATGACGATGGAGAAGATGAGAGAGTACGCAATACTGAAGGCAATTGGGGCCCAGAACAGCTTCCTGAGGAGGATAGTATTTGAACAAGCGGCCATCATAACCATGCTGGGCTTTATAGCCGGCATCGGCCTCTCCCTGCTCGCCACGGCCCTTGTGCCAAGGTTCGCCCCGGAGTTCTTCGTTGAGATGAACCCCACGACAGTGGGCGTAACGTTCGCGGCAGTCCTGCTCATGGGGCTGACCGCGCCGCTGATCCCGATAAGGAGGCTCAACAGAGTCGACCCGGTGGTGGTATTCAATGCCTGAGGCCATCCTGAGGGCAAAGAACCTTACAAAGGTGTACGGCTCGGGCAGAACCGCCGTGAGGGCCGTTGATAACGTGTCCCTTATCCTCAAGAGGGGCGAGGTGGTACTCCTCATGGGGCCGTCCGGTTCGGGGAAGACGACGCTCCTCACCATGCTCAGCGGGCTCCTAAGGCCGACCTCCGGGAGCATAGAGCTGTACCCGCCAGAAAACCCCAAAAGGGCCATAGAACTGACGGGACTAACACGGGATGCACTTGCAAGGCTCAGGCTGGAGAGGATGGGCTTCATCTTCCAGCACTCCAACCTGCTTGAGGCACTGACCGCTGTGGAGAACGTCATGGTGCCCCTGCTGATCAAGGGCGTAAAAAAGGTGGAGGCAAGGGAGAGGGCCGAGCGCCTCCTGATGGAGCTGGGCATGGAGGACAGACTTGACAGCAGGCCCTCCGAGCTTTCAGGGGGTGAGCAACAGCGCGTTGCAATAGCGAGGGCCCTGATAACCGACCCAGACATCATAATAGCCGACGAGCCCACGGCAAACCTGGACTCCAGGAACGGGAGGGAGGCTATAAAACTCATCCACGAGAAGGCAAAGAAAAGGGGCAAGTGCGTGATGATAGCCACCCACGACCCGAGGATACTCGGCTTCGCGGATAGAATACTCTACATGGAGGACGGAAAGATATACCGCAAGGACAGCCGGCAGGCCGAAAAGCTGCTGCTTTTTGATGAGTACTGAGAGCAGGGAGTGCCCGTTTTATTTCCCATTTCTGTCCAAAACCTTTTATTGGCAACTTTTGGTTGAATACGAACTTACCCATCCTGTTTTCGTCAAAAGGACAGCTCTCGTGCCGAAAAGTATATATATGCAATCCTATTCATAAATGGGTGGGTGATGGCCAGGATGATAGAAAATTACACAAAAATGGGTATTTATGATGGCATAGTACAGACAATAGGAAACACCCCTCTGGTAAGGCTCGGGAAGATAGAGCGGTACTTCAACCTTAGAAACGAACTGTATGCCAAACTTGAATTTTTCAACCCTGGGGGGAGCATAAAGGACAGGATAGGCAAGTATATGATCGAGGGAGCGAAGAGAGAGGGCAAAATCGTCGAGGGCGGCGTTATAGTGGAGCCGACCTCAGGAAACACTGGAGTCGGTCTCGCACTGGTGGCAGCGGATGAGGGCTACATGACGGTCTTCACGATGCCGGACAAGATGAGCACTGAGAAAGAGCTCCTCCTTAAGGCACTAGGAGCGTTCGTCATAAGAACTCCAACGGCCGTTGCCCCAAGTGATCCGAACTCATACTACAGGGTGGCCGAGGCCGTGAGGAACCTTATCTGGAAGAAGGGGAGGTCCATCAGCAGGGAGGAGCTCGGGGAGATAGTCAAGTACGTCCAGCGGCTCGTTGATGAGGAAAGGCTCGACGAGCTCAGGGCGATCCTTGAGGAGGAAGTTGAGGAAACCCCCTACGCTTACATCCCCAACCAGTACTTCAACAAATACAACCCACTGGCACACTACGAGACCACGGCGAGGGAGATATGGGAACAGACCGGAGGGGAGATGAATTACCTTTTCGCAGGAATAGGCACCGGCGGGACGATAACCGGGATCGGGCGCTATCTAAAGGAGAGGAAGAAAGATGTAAGGATAATAGGCGTTGACCCCGTTGGCTCGATATACAGCCTCGTCAAAAAAGGGATGAGCCTTGAGGAGGCTCTCAAGAAAGCTCACCCCTACCTCGTCGAGGGAATAGGCGAAGACATCCTTCCGGAGACCGTTGACCTGAGCCTCGTTGATGATATGGTGGTTGTCAACGATCAGGAATCCTTTGCAATGACGCGCTTCCTCGCGAGGAAGGAGGGAATCCTCGCGGGAGGCTCTTCGGGAGCAGCTCTCTATGGAACTATAAAGTACCTCAAAGAAAATGGTGTTGAGGGCAAGAAGGCCGTCGTGATATTCCCGGATACGGGAAGAAACTACCTGACGAAGATCTTCAACGATAAATGGATGCTGAAGAACGGCTTCGAGATTGACGATGAAAAGGTTCTG harbors:
- a CDS encoding ABC transporter permease codes for the protein MIARENLFHDRGRLAMSVAGVALSVTLVIILLGVYYGMTTLGTNYIVHTDADLWVGQEGIHDLWHTYSLIPRGLSDEIKSVDGVKGVHELIGRAVQIEVPNTGARKTVYIVGFDPASGIGGPWDIVKGTRELQRGEAVVDQVFFTRNNLKLGQTLKIGDKELKIVGVSKGTFAVVYPYIFVTTEDAAEIFGTTQYVNYYLVQLFGDRPADEVISDITERLAERGVAVEILTKERFIQNHKDVINESFNSILFPLVFIGFIIGAAVIGLTLYTMTMEKMREYAILKAIGAQNSFLRRIVFEQAAIITMLGFIAGIGLSLLATALVPRFAPEFFVEMNPTTVGVTFAAVLLMGLTAPLIPIRRLNRVDPVVVFNA
- a CDS encoding class I SAM-dependent methyltransferase codes for the protein MNPFRNLHQDKSDGYVKNCEKYDRFSRSYDLFEAPVERGAFSRYRKRALRLAEGKVLEVGVGTGKNFSYYPRNVEVIGVDFSKGTLEKAERRRRELGLKNVRLLHTDVQNLEFEDSTFDTAVSTFVFCTVPDPVKGLREVYRVLKPGGKAIFLEHMKSGSKLLNVPLYMMEPFMMAMTGTSMLRKTPDNIEKSGFQIEKVENLFFDIVRLIIARKPGGENDSERKPVP
- a CDS encoding ABC transporter ATP-binding protein, with amino-acid sequence MPEAILRAKNLTKVYGSGRTAVRAVDNVSLILKRGEVVLLMGPSGSGKTTLLTMLSGLLRPTSGSIELYPPENPKRAIELTGLTRDALARLRLERMGFIFQHSNLLEALTAVENVMVPLLIKGVKKVEARERAERLLMELGMEDRLDSRPSELSGGEQQRVAIARALITDPDIIIADEPTANLDSRNGREAIKLIHEKAKKRGKCVMIATHDPRILGFADRILYMEDGKIYRKDSRQAEKLLLFDEY
- a CDS encoding PLP-dependent cysteine synthase family protein — its product is MIENYTKMGIYDGIVQTIGNTPLVRLGKIERYFNLRNELYAKLEFFNPGGSIKDRIGKYMIEGAKREGKIVEGGVIVEPTSGNTGVGLALVAADEGYMTVFTMPDKMSTEKELLLKALGAFVIRTPTAVAPSDPNSYYRVAEAVRNLIWKKGRSISREELGEIVKYVQRLVDEERLDELRAILEEEVEETPYAYIPNQYFNKYNPLAHYETTAREIWEQTGGEMNYLFAGIGTGGTITGIGRYLKERKKDVRIIGVDPVGSIYSLVKKGMSLEEALKKAHPYLVEGIGEDILPETVDLSLVDDMVVVNDQESFAMTRFLARKEGILAGGSSGAALYGTIKYLKENGVEGKKAVVIFPDTGRNYLTKIFNDKWMLKNGFEIDDEKVLEVLR
- a CDS encoding cytochrome C biogenesis protein encodes the protein MDITNAVLATAAGEIPLGAHNIVEFTGVTFSVVALGILNALRPSIFLMIVFLLSMIALTDERKVLRVGFAFTIGAFMGYSFIAVALMNLHSKVPFLRYFVVAFGVTVGIYKILSALGYVKLPLSSPLREKSNMILEKATSPPAAFVIGAVMAFLSLSCVLPSYLLVSSLLSGQFAPTTTAALLIAFVGISVLPFALVTLGFHYGAKYARLGSAIDRLSSMSGRGDLVMGVVLVLVSVLYFIFFL
- a CDS encoding TRASH domain-containing protein, with the protein product MKIDDLDLKLIYLLMDNSRLSISELAERLDVSRPTVKSRLEKLQKEGIIQGYTIKLNPDLLRAHNIVALIVKTDDPEKMREFDEIIEINRFTSRKYLIKIAVESMEELRKVIEGAGFEVIEIMPILETVERPSPPKVKVPFKCDYCGKEIVGEPIVYKYRNKVYFFCCPTCFREFKKTRENLEKFKLKEENKVEHTHEHEHHTHN